From the Gouania willdenowi chromosome 19, fGouWil2.1, whole genome shotgun sequence genome, one window contains:
- the LOC114481233 gene encoding hyaluronan-binding protein 2-like, producing the protein MRAAAILAAGVLLIILTAITVHGRRDDTPCEPDPCKNGGTCIQKRARGFKCTCPDGFAGKRCQKTIGSDCYNGNGESYRGRARKTEGGKKCLPWRSSYIRKRVENPLVVYADFNGLDRKCCRNPDGDVKPWCFYKENSELKWDYCNVKECSTSTPNTTNPTLTTPFSQCGKPKPDLTSDSKIIGGSLSEEGSHPWQVSLQARDRGSRGAFGHICGGILLSSCWVLTAAHCIDSQSEYQVEMGGSIIHEPREDMDQIIQVDEVIVHENYQDDNLQNDIALLKLQITDSPYCAKETDFVKAVCLPQQMFPAGKKCVISGWGATSTESYSPNLMDAHVFLISKERCTSSGVYGSEIKDGMFCAGLLQGGIDSCQGDSGGPLVCWDNGTNYITGVVSWGYGCADKNKPGVYTNVYTFIDWIESKMN; encoded by the exons ATGAGAGCCGCTGCAATTTTGGCTGCAGGCGTTCTGCTTATCATCCTCACTGCCATCACTGTCCATGGAAGA CGGGACGATA CTCCATGTGAACCTGACCCCTGCAAGAACGGAGGAACTTGTATCCAAAAAAGAGCTCGTGGTTTTAAGTGCACCTGTCCTGATGGTTTTGCTGGGAAACGCTGTCAAAAAA CAATAGGCAGCGACTGCTATAATGGAAATGGAGAATCGTACAGGGGTAGAGCTCGTAAAACAGAAGGAGGTAAAAAGTGTCTACCCTGGAGAAGTAGCTACATTAGAAAACGAGTGGAGAATCCTTTGGTCGTCTACGCAGACTTTAATGGCTTGGATAGAAAATGTTGCAG GAACCCTGATGGCGATGTAAAGCCGTGGTGCTTCTATAAAGAAAACTCTGAACTCAAGTGGGATTACTGCAACGTCAAAGAATGTTCTACAT CGACTCCCAATACAACCAATCCCACTCTGACCACGCCTTTCTCTCAATGTGGAAAACCCAAGCCCGATCTTACATCAGATTCAAAGATTATTGGTGGTAGTTTGTCTGAGGAAGGCTCTCACCCATGGCAGGTGTCTCTGCAGGCCAGGGATAGAGGCTCCAGAGGTGCATTTGGTCACATCTGTGGTGGCATCCTGCTCTCCTCCTGCTGGGTCCTCACCGCCGCACACTGCAT agattcacaaagtgaataCCAAGTGGAGATGGGAGGCTCGATAATTCACGAGCCACGAGAAGACATGGACCAAATCATCCAAGTTGATGAAGTCATCGTTCATGAGAACTATCAGGACgacaatttacaaaatgacatag ctcttCTTAAACTCCAGATCACAGACAGTCCTTACTGTGCAAAGGAAACAGACTTTGTGAAGGCAGTGTGTTTGCCACAGCAGATGTTCCCAGCTGggaaaaaatgtgtgatttcagGCTGGGGAGCAACTAGTACCG AAAGCTACAGCCCCAACCTGATGGATGCTCATGTTTTCCTCATCTCCAAAGAACGCTGCACGTCCTCCGGGGTTTATGGCAGTGAAATTAAAGATGGCATGTTTTGTGCCGGGTTGTTGCAAGGAGGCATTGATTCCTGCCAG GGGGATTCAGGAGGTCCACTGGTCTGTTGGGACAATGGTACCAACTACATTACTGGTGTGGTAAGCTGGGGCTATGGATGCGCTGACAAGAACAAGCCTGGGGTCTACACCAACGTCTACACGTTCATCGACTGGATCGAAAGCAAGATGAACTGA